A stretch of the Flavobacterium aquiphilum genome encodes the following:
- a CDS encoding DUF58 domain-containing protein has protein sequence MKIESQIEKISSFQHLELLANQVVEGFISGMHKSPFHGFSAEFAEHKVYNTGESTKHIDWKLFAKTDRLYTKCFEEETNLRCHIIIDNSSSMHYPKLKSDQQFYESKIGFSVLASAVLMNLLKKQRDAVGLSVFSDSYEYYASEKGSDRHHRMILNKLEELLDNSKEKKQTDTITYLHQIAEKIHRRSMIILFTDMFQGENEEALFNALQHLKHDKHKVVLFHVIDNETELKFGFDNAPRKFIDVETGDEVVIFADNVKEEYEKQVGDYFKKLAMTCAQNKIKYIPVGVGESFEKILIAYLIEKQKFG, from the coding sequence ATGAAGATCGAATCGCAGATAGAGAAAATATCCAGTTTTCAGCACTTGGAATTGTTGGCCAACCAAGTGGTGGAAGGTTTTATTTCGGGAATGCACAAGAGTCCGTTTCATGGGTTTTCGGCCGAATTTGCCGAGCATAAAGTGTATAATACCGGTGAAAGCACCAAGCATATTGATTGGAAATTGTTTGCCAAAACCGATCGGTTATACACAAAATGTTTTGAGGAAGAAACCAATTTGAGATGTCATATTATTATCGACAATTCCTCGTCAATGCATTATCCAAAGTTGAAAAGCGACCAACAATTCTATGAAAGTAAAATAGGTTTTTCGGTATTGGCTTCGGCCGTACTGATGAATTTGCTGAAAAAACAGCGCGATGCGGTGGGCTTAAGCGTGTTTTCGGACAGTTACGAGTATTATGCGTCGGAAAAGGGAAGTGATCGTCACCACAGAATGATTTTGAACAAGCTTGAGGAGCTTTTGGATAATTCCAAAGAGAAAAAACAAACAGACACAATCACTTATTTGCATCAGATAGCGGAGAAAATTCATCGACGTTCGATGATTATTTTGTTTACCGATATGTTTCAGGGAGAAAACGAAGAAGCGCTTTTTAACGCTCTGCAGCATCTGAAACACGATAAGCATAAAGTGGTTTTGTTTCATGTTATTGATAACGAAACCGAACTGAAATTTGGTTTTGACAATGCGCCGCGGAAATTTATCGATGTAGAAACAGGGGATGAGGTAGTGATTTTTGCCGATAATGTAAAGGAAGAATACGAAAAACAGGTTGGTGATTATTTCAAAAAGCTCGCAATGACCTGCGCTCAGAACAAAATAAAGTATATCCCGGTTGGTGTAGGCGAAAGTTTTGAAAAGATTTTGATTGCCTATTTAATTGAAAAACAAAAGTTTGGATAG
- a CDS encoding DUF456 domain-containing protein, with translation MDFLLLILGFVCVIVGIFGSFLPVLPGPSISWAGIVLLYLTKAVPANYWILGISLLITIALTILDYVIPSKGAKKFGGSSYGIWGTNIGLVVGIIAPIPLGFIIGPFLGAFIGELIYDYKDHQRALKAATGSFLGFLASSFMKFVVCVMYLGLFFWIVWENRIGLF, from the coding sequence ATGGATTTCCTGCTTCTAATTTTAGGTTTTGTTTGTGTTATTGTGGGCATTTTTGGGAGTTTTCTGCCTGTTTTGCCGGGGCCGAGCATCAGTTGGGCTGGAATCGTATTGTTATATCTTACCAAAGCAGTTCCCGCCAATTATTGGATTTTGGGCATTTCTTTATTGATTACGATTGCACTTACTATTTTGGATTATGTTATCCCATCCAAAGGGGCGAAAAAATTTGGCGGAAGTTCTTATGGGATTTGGGGAACTAATATCGGATTAGTTGTTGGGATTATTGCCCCTATTCCGCTGGGGTTTATCATTGGGCCGTTTCTCGGGGCTTTTATTGGAGAACTCATTTATGATTACAAAGACCACCAACGTGCTTTGAAAGCGGCTACCGGTTCTTTTCTTGGCTTCTTGGCCTCGTCATTTATGAAGTTTGTGGTTTGTGTGATGTATTTGGGGCTATTTTTCTGGATTGTGTGGGAAAATAGGATTGGGTTATTTTAG
- a CDS encoding glycosyltransferase family 2 protein: MTLFLLVISIIYVLSISWLIYGFTKINQFEYIGLTPKTSFSIIVPFRNEEENLPILLESISKLNYPTDLFEVILVDDASDFRFKILDFRFKISLIDNIRVSNSPKKDAIATAMEIVKTDWVITTDSDCVVHKNWLLALDNFIQLHHVSMIAGAVTYNCKKSFLHHFQQLDLASLQGATIGSFGISKGFMCNGANFAYTKSFFKKLKGFEGNDTIASGDDVFLLQKAVTEYPEKVAYLKSKNTIVTTKPVDNWKSLFYQRVRWASKTTSYQSLFGKRLGLIVFLMNFGFVYCFVMTFLGMFPYFFIGMYFLIKFGIDTVLIKQTNKFLTKNKIRYLLLSSLWYPFFSTAVALYSLFGKYEWKGRRF, encoded by the coding sequence ATGACCTTGTTTTTATTGGTCATATCGATCATTTATGTGCTGTCTATAAGTTGGCTTATTTATGGTTTTACCAAAATAAATCAATTTGAATATATTGGCTTGACGCCAAAAACTAGCTTTAGCATTATTGTCCCTTTCAGAAATGAAGAAGAGAATTTGCCTATTTTATTGGAAAGTATTTCTAAATTAAATTATCCGACGGATTTGTTTGAAGTGATTTTGGTGGATGATGCTTCCGATTTTAGATTTAAGATTTTAGATTTTAGATTTAAGATTTCCTTGATTGATAACATTCGTGTGTCAAATTCTCCCAAGAAAGATGCCATTGCAACGGCTATGGAAATCGTAAAAACCGATTGGGTTATCACCACCGATTCGGATTGTGTGGTTCATAAAAATTGGTTGTTGGCCTTGGATAATTTTATTCAGCTTCACCACGTTTCAATGATTGCGGGGGCGGTTACTTATAATTGTAAAAAATCTTTTTTGCACCATTTTCAGCAATTGGATTTGGCTAGTTTACAAGGCGCAACTATTGGCAGTTTTGGAATCAGCAAAGGATTTATGTGCAATGGAGCCAATTTTGCCTATACCAAATCATTTTTTAAAAAACTAAAAGGATTCGAAGGGAATGATACAATTGCGAGTGGTGATGATGTTTTTTTGTTACAGAAGGCCGTAACCGAATACCCTGAAAAAGTCGCTTATTTAAAATCCAAAAATACCATCGTTACTACAAAACCCGTCGATAATTGGAAATCGTTATTCTACCAACGCGTGCGCTGGGCTTCCAAAACCACTTCTTATCAAAGTCTTTTTGGGAAAAGGTTAGGACTAATTGTCTTTTTGATGAATTTCGGTTTTGTTTATTGTTTTGTGATGACTTTCTTGGGAATGTTTCCTTATTTCTTTATCGGAATGTATTTCCTTATTAAGTTTGGAATTGATACTGTTCTAATAAAACAGACAAATAAATTTTTAACGAAAAATAAAATTCGCTATTTACTTTTAAGCAGTTTGTGGTATCCGTTTTTCAGCACTGCCGTGGCTTTGTATTCCTTGTTTGGAAAATACGAATGGAAAGGGAGAAGGTTTTAA
- a CDS encoding lysylphosphatidylglycerol synthase domain-containing protein, whose product MISIPHKAKQFLVLLVKLLIVGGAFYFIYNQLANNDKLDWQKFLVLFHKNQSVSGISFILLLSVLNRLFEILKWKYLVSYLRPISLSEATKQVLAGLTAGLFTPNGVGEYAGKALYFDKKETKKIVFLNLICNGIQMILTVIFGVFGLLYFNAQYNVITQKSIAILFGICFLLSVALFFSKKVNIKGYSIEKLIHKINEIPKSIHQKNMLLAILRYLVFSHQYYFLFLAFDVDLPYLILMSVITSVYLLASALPTFQFLDFAVKGSVAVYFFGILGVNEWVVVFVSTLMWFLNVVLPVIWGSYYVLNFKPKTAL is encoded by the coding sequence ATGATTTCAATACCACACAAAGCTAAACAATTCCTCGTACTTCTAGTCAAACTTTTGATTGTAGGCGGTGCCTTTTATTTTATTTACAATCAACTGGCGAACAACGACAAACTGGACTGGCAGAAATTCTTGGTACTGTTTCATAAGAATCAGTCGGTTTCGGGAATCAGTTTTATTTTGCTTCTGAGTGTTTTAAACCGTTTATTTGAAATTTTAAAATGGAAATATTTAGTTTCTTATCTCCGTCCTATTTCTTTGAGCGAAGCGACCAAACAAGTTCTCGCAGGACTCACAGCGGGTCTGTTTACGCCAAACGGTGTGGGCGAATATGCGGGAAAAGCATTGTATTTTGACAAAAAGGAAACCAAAAAAATAGTGTTTTTAAACCTAATCTGTAACGGAATACAGATGATACTAACTGTTATTTTTGGAGTTTTTGGACTGCTTTATTTCAATGCGCAATACAATGTGATCACTCAAAAATCTATTGCTATCCTTTTTGGAATTTGCTTTTTACTTTCTGTCGCTTTATTTTTTTCGAAAAAAGTAAATATCAAAGGCTATTCCATTGAAAAACTGATCCATAAAATTAATGAAATCCCAAAATCGATTCATCAAAAGAATATGCTTTTGGCTATTTTACGTTATTTGGTTTTCTCCCATCAATACTATTTTTTGTTTCTCGCTTTTGATGTGGATTTGCCATACCTCATTTTGATGTCAGTCATAACGAGCGTTTACTTACTGGCTTCGGCTTTACCTACTTTCCAATTTTTGGATTTTGCCGTAAAAGGAAGCGTAGCCGTATATTTCTTTGGAATATTGGGCGTTAACGAGTGGGTGGTTGTCTTTGTCTCTACATTGATGTGGTTCCTGAACGTGGTTTTACCTGTTATTTGGGGAAGCTATTATGTGTTGAACTTCAAACCTAAAACAGCGTTATGA
- a CDS encoding DUF1003 domain-containing protein, translating into MSNNKTWHEKHHEALGFGSRLADWVAKGMGSWRFIIIQTFFVMIWMGLNLVGYMYHWDAYPFILLNLLFSTQAAYAAPIIMMSQNRQNERDRVQAQSDYQTNVDAKKEIEALAIRLDKIEAEKLDKIIKMLEEMESNSAK; encoded by the coding sequence ATGAGCAATAACAAAACGTGGCACGAAAAACATCATGAAGCATTAGGTTTTGGAAGCCGTTTGGCCGATTGGGTAGCAAAGGGAATGGGATCTTGGCGGTTTATTATTATTCAAACCTTTTTTGTGATGATTTGGATGGGATTGAACCTTGTTGGTTATATGTACCATTGGGATGCCTATCCGTTCATATTGCTGAATCTACTTTTCTCGACTCAGGCGGCCTATGCCGCGCCTATCATAATGATGTCCCAAAACAGGCAAAATGAAAGAGACAGGGTTCAGGCGCAATCCGATTATCAAACGAATGTTGATGCCAAAAAGGAAATCGAAGCTTTGGCCATTCGATTGGATAAAATTGAAGCGGAAAAGCTAGATAAAATTATTAAGATGCTCGAAGAAATGGAAAGCAATTCGGCTAAATAA
- the ruvC gene encoding crossover junction endodeoxyribonuclease RuvC — MTKERIILGIDPGTTIMGFGLIKIVNKKMEFLQLNELQLSKYDNHYQKLRIIFERTIELIETHNPDEIAIEAPFFGKNVQSMLKLGRAQGVAMAAGLSRDIPITEYEPKKIKMAITGNGNASKEQVAKMLQQLLGLKELPKNLDSTDGLAAAVCHFYNSGKTIGEKSYSGWDAFVKQNEERVSKK; from the coding sequence TTGACAAAAGAACGCATTATATTAGGGATAGACCCCGGAACCACGATTATGGGTTTCGGATTGATAAAAATTGTTAACAAGAAAATGGAATTCTTGCAGCTCAACGAACTGCAGTTGTCCAAATACGACAATCATTACCAAAAACTTCGAATCATTTTTGAGCGCACAATCGAGTTAATCGAAACGCACAATCCGGACGAAATAGCGATTGAAGCACCTTTTTTTGGCAAGAACGTACAATCGATGCTGAAGCTTGGAAGGGCGCAAGGCGTGGCAATGGCTGCGGGACTTTCCAGAGATATTCCTATTACCGAATACGAACCAAAAAAAATTAAAATGGCCATCACCGGAAACGGAAACGCCAGTAAAGAACAAGTTGCCAAAATGCTTCAACAATTATTAGGCTTGAAAGAGTTGCCAAAAAATCTCGATAGTACCGATGGATTGGCGGCAGCGGTGTGTCATTTTTATAATTCGGGTAAAACGATTGGTGAAAAAAGTTATTCGGGTTGGGATGCTTTTGTGAAACAAAATGAAGAGCGTGTTTCTAAAAAGTAG
- a CDS encoding KAP family P-loop NTPase fold protein, whose translation MPNNIHFLDDSPINKPEQDLFNFKYYAERVQKLIQLNSSNSDPITIGIHGKWGEGKTSFLNLIENKIEHFEKKEGDKEYLKFHFNPWRYSSEDEMLFDFFDALSKMFYVKENTNLQEVGKWISKYSKYLKAVKISATVGIPKIFNSKVSFDVDEIFQALGEDLKGDKLTLDSLKDKVNDAIKAVNFKVVVFIDDLDRLDKEEIYTVLKLIKLNANFSNFIFIVNLDSTQVAKAIKHRYGDNIEDGKFFIEKIINIPIHLPRIEEEDLKEFFRKMLFQVKTNLGINSSERFEDEFKQIDMEFSSSYFSSPREIIRVLNSFFIGAFAIAEEINLRDLFWIEYIKIKNGECYGLIKNYSNKSTFSTFESIIDFNDEYHSKDAVNGTRKDIIEKSSSVSDIINSLFPINHKESTFFNNKLDSDLLEKELRINSIEHFDKYFSYHTVRKISATKINKIEKLVKEKDSKELGLLILSLFSDENQHYKVLYRMETLIKSIEEIHERNFFYEFLFKNFELIPDSKKDMYGLDYRIRLIELTASILNKDLENDNEKISLQLAENLDIYQLCHFTRKFKDDKLFKKQFEKSIAIKAQEFEIAPPFYKDPVDSPNKMIMHYWKLGNEVEFNKYIEKTITCEENIKLLIRNFPSFWNNSYFGALEQENYEYMKTLIDVGFIYKKIFEFNPELVNSVDFGTYEFSSIEECTIEENLEQFIYWYKKQKNRNDKID comes from the coding sequence ATGCCAAATAATATTCATTTTTTAGACGATAGTCCTATAAATAAGCCTGAACAAGATTTATTTAATTTCAAATATTATGCAGAAAGAGTTCAAAAACTGATACAATTAAACTCGAGTAATTCAGATCCTATTACTATAGGGATTCACGGAAAATGGGGTGAAGGGAAAACTTCATTTTTAAATTTAATAGAAAACAAAATTGAACATTTTGAAAAAAAGGAAGGAGATAAAGAATATTTAAAATTCCATTTTAACCCTTGGAGATATTCAAGTGAAGATGAGATGCTATTTGATTTTTTTGATGCACTTTCAAAGATGTTTTATGTAAAAGAAAATACAAATCTTCAAGAAGTAGGTAAATGGATTTCAAAATATAGCAAATATTTGAAAGCTGTAAAAATATCCGCGACTGTTGGTATTCCAAAAATTTTCAATAGTAAGGTTTCTTTTGATGTTGACGAGATTTTTCAAGCTTTAGGAGAAGATTTGAAAGGAGATAAATTGACACTTGATTCGTTAAAGGACAAAGTTAATGATGCTATAAAAGCAGTTAACTTTAAAGTTGTTGTTTTTATTGATGATTTAGATCGATTAGATAAAGAAGAAATTTATACTGTTCTTAAACTAATTAAATTAAACGCAAATTTCAGCAATTTTATTTTTATTGTCAACCTTGATAGCACGCAAGTTGCAAAAGCAATAAAACACAGATATGGTGATAATATTGAAGATGGAAAGTTTTTTATAGAAAAAATTATTAATATACCTATTCATCTGCCTAGAATTGAAGAAGAAGATTTAAAAGAATTTTTTAGAAAAATGCTTTTTCAAGTAAAAACTAATTTAGGGATAAATAGTAGTGAACGGTTTGAGGACGAGTTTAAACAAATTGATATGGAATTTTCCTCAAGTTATTTCAGTTCTCCTAGGGAAATAATAAGAGTTCTAAATAGTTTTTTTATTGGAGCTTTCGCAATTGCAGAAGAAATCAATTTAAGAGATTTGTTTTGGATTGAGTATATTAAAATTAAAAATGGAGAGTGTTATGGTTTAATTAAAAATTATTCGAATAAATCGACTTTTTCAACGTTTGAAAGTATAATCGATTTTAATGATGAATATCATTCTAAAGATGCAGTTAATGGTACTAGAAAAGATATTATCGAAAAGTCTAGTAGTGTGAGTGATATTATAAATTCATTATTTCCAATTAACCATAAAGAAAGTACTTTTTTTAATAATAAACTTGACTCTGATTTATTAGAAAAAGAATTACGAATTAATTCGATAGAGCATTTTGATAAATATTTTTCATATCACACTGTTAGAAAGATTTCGGCAACAAAGATTAATAAAATTGAGAAACTTGTTAAAGAGAAAGATTCAAAAGAATTAGGTTTACTAATTTTGAGTTTGTTTTCAGATGAAAACCAACATTATAAGGTTCTTTACAGAATGGAAACTTTAATAAAAAGTATTGAAGAAATCCATGAGCGTAATTTCTTTTATGAATTTTTATTTAAAAATTTTGAATTAATTCCTGATTCAAAAAAAGACATGTATGGCCTTGATTATCGAATACGATTGATTGAATTAACAGCATCAATTCTAAATAAAGATCTTGAAAATGATAATGAAAAGATCTCTTTACAATTAGCTGAAAATCTTGATATATATCAATTATGCCATTTTACTAGAAAATTTAAAGACGATAAATTGTTTAAAAAGCAATTTGAGAAATCTATTGCGATAAAAGCTCAAGAATTTGAAATTGCCCCCCCCTTTTACAAAGACCCAGTTGACAGTCCTAATAAAATGATTATGCATTATTGGAAATTGGGTAATGAAGTTGAATTTAATAAATACATAGAAAAGACAATTACGTGCGAAGAAAATATTAAGCTATTAATTAGGAATTTCCCTTCTTTTTGGAACAATTCATATTTCGGAGCATTAGAGCAAGAAAACTATGAATATATGAAAACACTAATTGATGTAGGTTTTATTTATAAAAAAATATTTGAATTTAATCCTGAATTGGTAAATAGTGTCGATTTTGGGACTTATGAATTTTCGTCTATTGAGGAATGTACTATTGAGGAAAATCTTGAACAATTTATTTATTGGTATAAAAAACAGAAAAATCGAAACGATAAAATTGACTAA
- the hemW gene encoding radical SAM family heme chaperone HemW, which yields MSGIYIHIPFCKQACHYCDFHFSTSMKKKDEMVLAIAKELQLRKSEFRDELVETIYFGGGTPSVLTTEEIESLIDEVYKNYKIAENPEITLEANPDDLSKERILELSKSPINRLSIGIQSFFEDDLVMMNRAHNSAEAKKCLEETTKYFDNISLDLIYGIPRMSNERWKQNIETALSFGIPHISSYALTVEPKTALNKLIQTGKIAKPNDESTQEHFAILVETLEANDFIHYELSNFGKENYFSKNNSAYWLGKKYIGVGPSAHSYDGISRSWNVSNNSLYIKSIQEDKLPNEIEILSIADRYNEYIMTGLRTIWGVSRQRIETEFGTEYLNYLHKQAQKFLNDGLLAIDNDILKPTSKGKFLTDGIASDLFYLN from the coding sequence TTGTCAGGAATCTACATACACATACCATTTTGCAAGCAGGCTTGTCATTACTGCGATTTTCATTTTTCGACTTCAATGAAGAAGAAAGACGAAATGGTTTTGGCTATTGCCAAAGAACTACAGCTGCGTAAAAGTGAGTTTAGGGACGAGCTTGTTGAAACGATCTATTTTGGGGGAGGAACGCCTTCGGTATTGACTACAGAAGAAATCGAATCTTTGATCGATGAGGTTTACAAGAATTATAAAATTGCTGAAAATCCTGAGATTACTCTTGAAGCCAATCCCGATGATTTATCAAAGGAACGAATTCTTGAATTGTCTAAAAGCCCAATCAACCGACTGAGCATAGGGATTCAATCTTTCTTTGAAGATGATTTGGTGATGATGAATCGAGCGCACAATTCGGCGGAAGCCAAAAAATGTTTGGAAGAAACAACAAAATATTTTGATAATATTTCGCTCGACTTAATTTACGGAATACCAAGAATGAGTAACGAAAGATGGAAACAAAATATTGAAACGGCTTTGTCTTTTGGAATTCCACATATTTCGAGTTATGCATTGACGGTTGAACCAAAAACGGCTTTGAACAAACTGATCCAAACCGGAAAGATTGCCAAACCCAATGACGAATCGACTCAGGAGCACTTTGCTATTTTGGTCGAGACATTGGAGGCCAACGACTTTATCCATTATGAACTGTCCAATTTTGGGAAAGAAAACTATTTCTCCAAAAATAATTCGGCGTATTGGTTGGGAAAAAAATACATTGGAGTTGGTCCTTCCGCACATAGCTATGACGGCATTTCTCGAAGTTGGAATGTCTCGAATAATTCACTCTACATAAAATCCATCCAGGAAGATAAACTGCCCAATGAAATTGAAATTTTGTCAATTGCCGACCGTTATAATGAATATATAATGACCGGTTTGCGGACAATTTGGGGCGTTTCGAGGCAACGAATTGAAACCGAATTTGGAACTGAATACTTGAACTATTTGCACAAACAAGCCCAAAAATTCCTAAACGATGGTTTACTAGCTATTGATAATGATATTCTAAAACCAACTTCGAAAGGGAAATTTTTGACTGATGGAATTGCGAGTGATTTGTTTTATTTAAATTAG
- a CDS encoding cyclase family protein translates to MKTTIQHNSNTFEVDLSKPIDISIPLTNTDENPIAWYLEKPVIEPVVSGDWIGKVSEGKSSTNFNNIFFNPHGHGTHTECLGHITKEFYSINQSLKQFFFLAELVSVVPEMMGEDLVITRNQIKNILGASTSLSVTPEAIIIRTLPNFKIKKSLKYSNTNPPYLAEDAAHFIRESGIKHLLIDLPSVDKEHDEGKLLAHKAFWKVKDVNDLNPDARLACTITEMIFVPDEIEDGSYLLNLQIASFENDASPSKPVLYSIL, encoded by the coding sequence GTGAAAACAACAATCCAACATAACAGCAACACATTCGAAGTCGATTTATCAAAACCAATTGACATTTCTATTCCGTTGACGAATACCGATGAAAATCCGATTGCTTGGTATTTGGAAAAGCCGGTTATAGAACCCGTTGTTTCAGGTGATTGGATTGGTAAAGTTTCGGAAGGAAAATCTTCGACTAATTTCAATAATATTTTCTTCAATCCGCATGGACATGGAACGCACACCGAATGTTTGGGACATATCACAAAGGAGTTTTACAGTATCAATCAGTCGCTGAAACAGTTTTTCTTTTTGGCGGAATTGGTTTCGGTTGTACCAGAAATGATGGGAGAGGATTTAGTAATAACACGAAATCAGATTAAAAATATATTGGGCGCTTCGACTTCGCTCAGTGTGACTCCCGAAGCAATAATTATCAGGACATTGCCTAATTTTAAAATAAAGAAATCATTAAAATATTCGAATACGAATCCGCCTTATTTGGCTGAAGACGCTGCGCATTTCATTCGCGAAAGCGGTATCAAACATTTGCTGATCGATTTGCCAAGCGTGGACAAAGAACATGACGAGGGGAAATTATTGGCCCACAAAGCCTTTTGGAAAGTAAAAGATGTTAATGATTTAAATCCTGATGCACGATTAGCTTGCACGATAACTGAAATGATTTTTGTTCCCGATGAAATCGAAGACGGTAGTTATCTGTTGAATCTTCAAATTGCTTCTTTTGAAAATGATGCGAGTCCAAGCAAGCCTGTTTTATATTCTATTTTGTAA
- a CDS encoding DUF4421 family protein: MKTRKHRSCHNQYLLKIVLFFAILLLGNGTVFGQKKERDSSKFVFYPDEILIRTNLSTQTDSQILEDKNGGNLDLETNNNYKVFLSADYKFIGFSYGFYPQFIGGNKDEDVKGKSKLSEYNFRFFLGKWLQTVDYSRIKGYYIANTQDFLPDWKPDIAPYIQFPDLKITKYGMSTSYIFNPNFSLKSITSFTEWQKESAGSFIPTLIYDYKKISLETDILKTHQNEYDVSVGIGYFYNFIIHKKFYVAPNLTTALGVKFLNSTTDELGIQKKEKHDYFLTTLTGGLKLGYNSDRILFGVNFNFNSSFYNETKNQVVSNGGSFGLLYFGYRFDAPKFISKPVNKIGYKLRL; encoded by the coding sequence TTGAAAACAAGAAAACATAGAAGTTGTCATAATCAATATTTGCTTAAAATAGTATTGTTTTTTGCTATTTTGCTTTTAGGAAACGGGACTGTTTTTGGTCAAAAAAAAGAACGAGACAGTTCTAAATTTGTGTTTTATCCCGATGAGATTTTGATTAGAACTAATCTTAGTACGCAAACTGACTCACAAATTCTGGAAGACAAAAATGGTGGCAATCTGGATTTGGAAACCAATAATAATTACAAAGTGTTTTTATCTGCAGATTATAAATTTATAGGTTTTAGTTACGGATTTTATCCTCAGTTTATTGGAGGAAATAAAGATGAAGACGTGAAAGGAAAATCAAAATTGTCAGAATATAATTTTCGTTTTTTTCTTGGGAAATGGCTTCAAACAGTTGATTACAGTAGAATCAAAGGATATTATATCGCAAACACCCAGGATTTTTTACCAGATTGGAAACCTGATATTGCCCCTTATATTCAATTTCCAGATTTAAAAATAACCAAATACGGAATGTCAACATCGTATATTTTCAATCCCAATTTTTCATTAAAAAGCATCACATCGTTTACTGAGTGGCAAAAAGAAAGTGCAGGAAGTTTTATCCCAACACTAATATATGATTATAAAAAGATTTCTTTGGAAACTGATATTTTAAAGACGCATCAAAATGAATATGATGTAAGTGTAGGGATTGGTTATTTTTATAATTTTATTATTCATAAAAAGTTTTATGTGGCACCTAATTTAACAACGGCTCTTGGAGTAAAATTCCTGAATTCTACAACAGATGAATTAGGAATTCAAAAAAAAGAAAAGCATGATTATTTTTTGACGACTCTTACTGGTGGGCTAAAACTTGGATATAATTCGGATCGAATTCTATTTGGAGTCAACTTTAATTTCAATTCCAGTTTTTATAATGAAACTAAAAATCAGGTTGTTTCAAATGGTGGTTCGTTTGGATTGTTGTATTTTGGTTACCGATTTGATGCGCCAAAATTTATCAGCAAGCCAGTGAATAAAATCGGTTATAAATTAAGACTTTAA
- a CDS encoding GNAT family N-acetyltransferase, which translates to MDSKIYVSTDKQQLNVPFIQHFLKDIYWAAGRTIDEVQKTIDSSICFGIYKDDVQFGFARVITDYVVFAYVMDVFIAEEHRGKGYSSVLISAMIEEPLLKDVKIWRLATRDAHFLYEKFGFKELAFPERMMEKIV; encoded by the coding sequence ATGGACAGTAAGATTTACGTTTCTACTGATAAACAACAATTAAACGTCCCTTTTATCCAACATTTTTTGAAAGATATATATTGGGCTGCGGGAAGAACCATTGATGAAGTTCAAAAAACAATTGACAGTTCGATTTGTTTTGGGATTTATAAGGACGATGTCCAATTTGGTTTTGCTAGGGTTATCACTGATTATGTCGTTTTTGCTTATGTAATGGATGTTTTTATAGCCGAAGAACACAGAGGAAAAGGATATTCTTCTGTTTTGATTTCGGCCATGATAGAAGAACCTTTGTTGAAAGATGTAAAAATTTGGCGATTGGCAACTAGGGATGCCCATTTTCTGTATGAGAAATTTGGGTTTAAGGAATTGGCTTTTCCGGAGCGAATGATGGAGAAAATAGTATGA
- a CDS encoding DUF4260 domain-containing protein, which yields MKTVIKLEELGLFILGIYFFNQLEYAWWWFLVLILVPDFSMIGYLFGDRIGAFCYNVVHHRGIAVALYLVGIFCSNETIQLTGVILFAHSSMDRMFGYGLKYESGFKYTHLGEIGK from the coding sequence ATGAAAACAGTTATCAAACTCGAAGAATTAGGCTTATTCATACTCGGAATTTATTTTTTTAATCAATTAGAGTATGCGTGGTGGTGGTTCTTGGTTTTAATTTTAGTGCCTGATTTTTCTATGATAGGTTATCTGTTTGGAGATAGAATTGGCGCATTTTGTTATAATGTGGTACATCACAGAGGTATTGCGGTTGCTTTGTATCTTGTTGGAATTTTTTGTTCCAATGAAACGATACAGCTTACAGGTGTTATTTTATTTGCACATTCGTCTATGGACAGGATGTTTGGTTATGGGTTAAAATATGAATCGGGTTTTAAATATACCCACTTGGGTGAAATTGGAAAATAA